In Mycobacterium sp. 050128, one genomic interval encodes:
- a CDS encoding adenylate kinase has translation MRVVLLGPPGAGKGTQSEKLSEKLGIPQISTGDLFRSNIGQGTKLGLEAKRYLDAGDLVPSDLTNQLVDDRLNDPDTANGFILDGYPRSIEQARALHEMLERRGSDIDAVLEFRVSEDELLQRLKGRGRADDTEEVIINRFKVYNDETAPLLEYYRDELKTIDAIGSLDEVFARALRALGK, from the coding sequence GTGAGAGTCGTTTTGCTGGGGCCACCGGGGGCGGGTAAGGGCACACAGTCGGAGAAACTCAGCGAAAAGCTCGGAATTCCGCAGATCTCTACCGGAGATCTGTTCCGGAGCAACATCGGGCAGGGCACCAAGCTGGGCCTGGAGGCCAAGCGCTACCTGGATGCCGGCGACCTGGTGCCCTCCGACCTGACCAACCAGCTCGTCGATGACCGGCTGAACGACCCGGACACCGCCAACGGCTTCATTCTGGACGGATATCCCCGCTCGATCGAGCAGGCCCGCGCGCTACACGAAATGCTTGAACGCCGCGGCTCCGACATCGACGCCGTGCTGGAGTTCCGGGTGTCCGAGGACGAGTTGCTGCAGCGCCTCAAGGGCCGCGGCCGCGCTGACGACACCGAGGAAGTCATCATCAACCGGTTCAAGGTCTACAACGACGAGACCGCGCCACTGCTGGAGTACTACCGCGACGAACTCAAGACGATCGACGCCATCGGATCGTTGGACGAGGTATTCGCGCGCGCGCTGCGAGCGCTGGGCAAGTAG